A stretch of Aureispira sp. CCB-E DNA encodes these proteins:
- the deoC gene encoding deoxyribose-phosphate aldolase → MELNNYIEYTLLKPDTTKLDIKELCREALEHNFSAVCIPPFYVPIAAKLLEDSNTKVITTIGYPMGYHAIPVKVEEAKRAIDEGVDEIEMMVNIAAVKDGNWSHVKNDISSVTTAAHLKGKKIKVILETSLLTIEEIKQLCAICCDVEVDCIKNATGVNGGHSTIEMINLLKTESKGIKIVVAGGVHTKAFALELIEAGVDKLGTPEGVQLLHSIK, encoded by the coding sequence ATGGAATTGAATAACTATATAGAATACACCCTCCTAAAACCTGATACCACTAAATTAGACATAAAGGAACTTTGTAGAGAGGCATTAGAACATAATTTTTCGGCGGTTTGTATCCCCCCATTTTATGTACCAATAGCAGCAAAGTTATTAGAGGACTCAAATACTAAAGTCATTACTACTATAGGTTACCCCATGGGCTATCATGCAATTCCCGTAAAAGTAGAGGAAGCTAAACGTGCGATAGACGAAGGGGTAGATGAGATCGAAATGATGGTTAATATTGCTGCTGTTAAAGATGGTAATTGGTCACATGTTAAGAATGATATTTCAAGTGTAACAACGGCAGCACACCTAAAAGGAAAAAAAATAAAAGTTATTTTAGAAACTAGCTTATTGACAATTGAAGAAATAAAACAATTGTGTGCTATTTGTTGTGATGTAGAAGTTGATTGTATCAAAAATGCTACAGGTGTAAATGGCGGACATTCGACAATTGAAATGATTAATTTGCTAAAAACAGAATCTAAAGGAATCAAGATTGTTGTAGCAGGAGGTGTGCATACAAAAGCTTTTGCATTAGAATTAATCGAAGCAGGAGTCGATAAGCTGGGAACACCTGAAGGAGTACAGCTTCTTCATTCAATAAAGTAG
- a CDS encoding SPOR domain-containing protein, giving the protein MRWIIAITMILWSSFSFAQDQEGIVRVVEENSIRQILDHRKALNFTKDRTVKVWSVQLYLGRDKYLATQQVSEARKKTRNITSKVDWFYEAPYYRIYAGGFYTKLEAVALLNELLGMYPDAIVFKNTEAKPTDME; this is encoded by the coding sequence ATGAGATGGATAATCGCAATAACAATGATACTATGGAGTAGTTTTTCTTTTGCCCAAGACCAAGAAGGTATTGTAAGGGTTGTCGAAGAAAATTCTATACGTCAAATTTTAGATCATCGGAAAGCTTTAAATTTTACCAAAGATAGAACGGTAAAAGTATGGAGTGTACAATTGTACTTGGGGCGAGATAAATATTTAGCGACTCAACAAGTTTCAGAAGCCAGAAAAAAAACAAGAAACATTACGTCCAAAGTGGATTGGTTTTATGAGGCACCCTATTACCGTATTTATGCTGGTGGATTTTATACCAAACTAGAAGCAGTAGCTTTATTGAATGAATTATTAGGAATGTATCCTGATGCTATTGTTTTTAAAAATACAGAAGCGAAACCAACAGATATGGAGTAA